CCCGGGACATAGTCGCCGGGCTTGGCCAGCACCACGGTGATGCCGGCGCGGGCATTCGGGGCACCGCAGACGATCTGCTTCTCGCCCTCGTCGGTCAGAACCTTGCAGACCCGCAGCCGGTCGGCGTCGGGGTGCTGCACCGCCTCCAGGACGCGCGCAATGGTAAAGGGCGCCAGCCTGGCGGCGGGGTCCGTCACGCCCTCGACCTCGAGCCCCAGGTCGGTCAGCGCCTCGGTGATCGCGTCCAGCGAGGCGGTGGTGTCGAGATGCTCCTTGAGCCAGGAGAGGGTGAATTTCATCGGCGAGCGCTCCGTCGGGTTTGGCCGTCCCTTAGCGCATGGCGCGGCGGATTGGTAGGGGCGCGCGGGAGGCCGCGCTGGCCGACGGCCGGTGCACGGCCTGTGTACGCGCGGTGTACGCCCCGTGCGCCCCCGCATCTTGCAGGAAACCCGGCCCGCCCTATATGTGAAGGGGATTAACATGGGCATGGGGGCCGATGGACACGCAACGGGAAATGCTGATCGAGCAACGGGTCGCGAATGACGCCAAGTCGCCGCTGGTTGCCTATCTGCTGGCGATTTTTCTATGGGGCTTCGGCGCGCACCGGATGTATCTGGGGCGCTGGTTCAGCGGGCTTTTCATGCTGGTCTTGTGGGGTTTGGGCTGGCTGACGGCGCCGATCCTGATCGGCTGGCCGCTGGTCGGGCTGGTCTGCCTCTGGGCGCTGATCGACCTGTTCCTGATCCCCGGCATGATCCAGCAGGACAAGGACGCGATGCGCCGCAGCCTGGGCTCGCGCTGGTAGATCAGCCGCCCAGCGCCAGCAGCCCGAACGGCAGCCGGCGGATCATCGGGGCGGCGGGGCGCGATCCGGTTCCGGTCGTGGAGGGATGGATGGAGACGGCTCTGGTGGTGGTCCTGGTGCCGCTGATCTGCGGCGGGGCGCTGTGGCTGTGGTATCTGGCGCGGGATTCCCGGCAGGGACGGCTGCTGATCGTGGCGCTGTGGGGCGTGCTGCTGGCAATGAGCGTGATCGCGGGCGAGCCTTGGGTATTGGTGATGGGCGCGGCCACGGTGATGATGGGGGGTCTGGGTCTACGGGATGTGGCGGTATTGGTGAGCGCGCATAGTCAGCCCGGAACCACGATCCCGGCACGCCGCAGATCGGGCCCGTCAAGGATCGACTTTTTCGATGTCCCGGGCGCGGGGCCGGCCCTGCATGGCCGCCTCGATGCCTTGCGCAAGCAGCAATGACCCGAGGATGGCAAAAATTCCCAGCGCGAATCCTGATACCCCCGCTGTCCGTCCCGCCACGAGAACCAGGGGATGGGCCAGGTAGACCCACATCGAAAGCCCGGCGCACCAGCCTGAGAGCCGCGTCGGTGCGACTCTGACAGCCAGAACCACGAGCGCGACACCGGTTCCGGCAAGAATCGTGAGGTTGTCCGCCGAGTGCCGCCCGAGGGTCAGCATGAGCCAGCAGAGGATGAGGGTTTCCGCCGCAATGCGCCAACCGCTTGTGAAGCAGGAAATACCGACAAGCACGGGATCAGGCCGAAACTCCATTGTGCGAACGGGATGACTTCAGGGGTGCCGAACAGGCAGAATGCGGCTCCCGACAGCGCCGCGATCGGAGCCACGATCCGGCGCGGCCAGCATCGGCGTGAGCATCGCGGCCAGGAAGGCGAAGGGAGAAACCAAAGATGCAGCGAACTGCTTGTCAGAAGCATGTGCCATTCCCATCGGCCAAGCGGCTGGTGATGGCGCAAGGAAAGGGCCATCCCGAGCACGTCGTAGATCACCGACCCACGCAGGAACGGCAATAGGAGACGCTGCGCCGAACCCGCAAGCCGGCGCGGGACGGCATGGCGAGCAGGACCAGAAAAAAGGCAGCGCCGCATAGGCCAAGCGCGCCCGATGCCTGGCTATGGA
This portion of the Paracoccus sp. N5 genome encodes:
- a CDS encoding TM2 domain-containing protein → MDTQREMLIEQRVANDAKSPLVAYLLAIFLWGFGAHRMYLGRWFSGLFMLVLWGLGWLTAPILIGWPLVGLVCLWALIDLFLIPGMIQQDKDAMRRSLGSRW